The window TACGTCAAAGCGGACGAACTCACGCCACCAGACGCAGGTTAAAAGCCCGATCAGCATGGAATAGAAAGCCCCGTGGCCTGTTCCCCACCTGAAATAGAGACCGCCGAAAACTGCCGGGAAGTAACTGGCGCCGAATATCGCTCCTGAATACGCCGTCATTTCCACGATGCCCGCCGGCGGTTTGAGGGTGACGATGAAAACCAGGGTGCAGTAAATAAGCATGCACACCTTTGTCCAGAAGATGTTTTTCTGGGGAGAAAGCGGCGCCCCGATAATGTTCCTGATGTCCCCGACAAGAGCCGTACCAACGATCAGGGTCACGGAAGCAAGCGAAGACATGCCGGCGGCAAACAAACCGGCCATGCAAATCCCCGACACCCACGGGTTGCCGAACCTATCCAGCATGAACCCGATGACCGTATCCGTTTTCTTGACCAAAACAGCGGCCTCTTCGGGCGTGACCATGGCATGGACAAAGGCTCCAATCCCCAGGATGGAAACCAGCGTTACGCCCAGTAGGACGGGTGCCCACAGCATTGCGGTCTTCATCGCGTGCGTATCTTTGATTGAATAAAAGCGGATCAGGCAGCGGGGTTCCGCAATTTGCTTGATGCCTACCGAGGCGCCGATGCCAAAGATATAGAGCGGCGCGACCATGGCCCCATAGGTGACCAGACCGGCGCCGATAGGCTTCCCGGCCGCGGTCACGTGCGCTGAGTTCGTGACGGCGCTCATGACTCCGCTTATGCTGCCAACATAGAGAAACGGTACTGCAACCATCAGAACAGCCACCACAAACATGATGATGCCCTGGATGGCATCGGTCCACAGCACGCTGTACATCCCTCCCCATATTGTATACAGCGTAGTCAGGAAGATAATCAAGAAAGCTCCCCAGGCATAAGGCATCCCTAAAAGGGAGGTCAGCAGGTGGGCGCAGCCCTTGGCAATCCCCACCATATACCAGATTGTGGAAAAGATAATTATTACCGCGGCGAGAATGCGGATGGCGCGGGAAAGTGAACTCTTATAGCGGTAGTCAAAATAGTCGGGAAGAGTGACCGAACCGAGTTTCGCCGTCTGATTTCTCATCCGCGGGCCCAGCACATGCCAGGACAGCATGCAGAAAACAGTCCAGTATACAGCTATCCAGACCCACGACAGTCCAAAACTAAAGGATGACCCCGCCTGCCCGATATAAGTGTTTGTGCTTAAAAAAGTCGAGTAGAATGCCAGGGCTACAACCCAACCCGGGATTTCCCTCTTGGCCACATAGTACTCGGAAACCCCCCTCGCGGCTTTTGCCTTGAAATAGTAACCGATATAAAGACAAACACCCATGTAGACAACCATTAAGAAAATAATCACCCAGTTTTTCGCCAGGTATTCAGCCATTATTATCCCCCCTCGTTTTACTTTCTTTGAAGTTTAACCGGGTCAATGATCAACCTTGGGTTTTTCGTCCGTGATCTCTATCTTGCGCTTGTAGACCAAATAAGTGTTCAATACCAGCAGCAGGGCCGTGCCCCAGTATGCGAACGCCGTCAGCCCGTCCATGTCCTTACACCTCCCTCTATAATCAAAATATTCTTGCTTCATTAACAAGTATATCTTATATGCCGATAAAAGTTCGCAGTTGCCGGCCAAGACAAGAAAAAAGGGACCCAACCGGTCCCTTTTGCCCGATGAAATGTTCTATATTCCCATGCTCTTCTTGAACTGTTTAATGTAATAACGGCTCACGGGTATTTTCTCTTCGGCGCATCCTTCCAGTGATAAAACGTATGTCTTGTTAAACCAGGGGATTATTTCCCTTATCTTTTTAGTGTTGACAATAAAGCTTTTGTGTGTTTGCAAAAAGACGGGCGGCGCCAGTTTCCGCGCGATTTCCCTGAGCGTGAAACTTGTTAAAAAAGTCCCTTTCTCGGTGCAAACAATCACCTTGCCTTTTTTCTCAACCCTTGCGTAAAATACTTCCGGGATCTTCACTACGACCAGGCGATCTGCTGACCAGAGCGTGATAATCTCACTGCCAACACCACTGTCAAACTCGGCGCCTGGCAGCGCACTGCTTGACCCGAAAAACTCATGGAGCTTACAAATTGTTTGTTCAAGACGCGTTTTAGAAAAAGGCTTGACCAGGTAATCCACAGCATTTAACTCGAACGCTTTTACGGCATAATCGTCAAACCCGGTGACAAATACAATTCTGGGCGGGGAAGGAAGATTAGCCACTTCCCAGGCCGCCGAAACGCCGTCTTTTACGCTCATTTTTATGTCCAGGAATACCACGTCAACATCATTCTCTTTGACAAAATCAACCGCTTCTTCTCCATCCTCACATTCGCCGACCACTTCTACGTGTCCAATTTCCTCTAGAAGACACCTTAATTCTCCTCTTGCGGGAAATTCATCATCAACCAGCAGCGCCTTTATCATTTCCTAAAACTCCCCTTTTGAGAATTTAAAAAACAGCACCGTTTTCTCCAAGTGG is drawn from Peptococcaceae bacterium and contains these coding sequences:
- a CDS encoding LytTR family DNA-binding domain-containing protein, producing the protein MIKALLVDDEFPARGELRCLLEEIGHVEVVGECEDGEEAVDFVKENDVDVVFLDIKMSVKDGVSAAWEVANLPSPPRIVFVTGFDDYAVKAFELNAVDYLVKPFSKTRLEQTICKLHEFFGSSSALPGAEFDSGVGSEIITLWSADRLVVVKIPEVFYARVEKKGKVIVCTEKGTFLTSFTLREIARKLAPPVFLQTHKSFIVNTKKIREIIPWFNKTYVLSLEGCAEEKIPVSRYYIKQFKKSMGI